One stretch of Candidatus Anaeroferrophillus wilburensis DNA includes these proteins:
- a CDS encoding amidophosphoribosyltransferase, with the protein MCGIIGIFNHPEASNLAYLGLYAMQHRGQESAGIISTDGSQFAIHKGMGLVADIFSEETIANLPGNRAIGHVRYSTAGASSLENAQPFMINFSLGTLAIAHNGNLVNAEELKRSLVNTGSIFQSSMDSEVVMHLIACSREPKLIGRLADSLKQVKGAYSLLFLNEHQMIAARDPRAIRPLVLGKLKGAYIVASETCAFDLLEAEFVREIAPGEILTISDRGIKSYFPFPLAKTAHCIFEYIYFARPDSIMFGETVYDVRIRLGRQLAREHPVEADMIIPIPDSGTPAALGYAKETGIPFELGLIRNHYVGRTFIEPQSSIRHFGVKIKLNAIKSIIKDKRVIVIDDSIVRGTTSRKIIKMIKAAGAREVHVRISSPPTDYPCFYGIDTPSRGELIASSHTVEDIRKYITADSLGYISTEGLRQVVRCQECFCDACFSGHYPVSFPAIEEPEQPALF; encoded by the coding sequence ATGTGTGGAATTATCGGAATTTTCAACCACCCCGAGGCCAGCAATCTGGCCTATCTGGGGCTGTATGCCATGCAGCACCGGGGCCAGGAGAGTGCCGGCATTATCTCAACCGACGGCAGTCAGTTTGCCATTCACAAAGGCATGGGTCTGGTTGCTGATATTTTCTCCGAGGAAACCATTGCCAATCTCCCCGGCAACCGGGCCATCGGCCATGTGCGCTATTCCACCGCCGGGGCCAGCAGCCTGGAAAATGCCCAGCCATTTATGATCAATTTTTCCCTGGGCACCCTGGCGATCGCCCACAATGGCAACCTGGTAAATGCCGAAGAGCTTAAAAGATCGCTGGTCAACACCGGTTCCATTTTCCAGTCCTCAATGGATTCCGAAGTGGTTATGCATCTTATCGCCTGTTCCCGGGAACCAAAACTGATCGGCCGGCTGGCCGATTCCTTGAAGCAGGTAAAAGGGGCTTATTCCCTGCTTTTTCTCAATGAACACCAGATGATTGCCGCCCGGGACCCGCGGGCAATCCGGCCCCTGGTGCTGGGAAAGCTCAAGGGTGCCTATATCGTTGCCTCGGAAACCTGCGCCTTTGATCTGCTGGAAGCTGAATTTGTCCGGGAGATAGCTCCCGGTGAAATCCTGACCATTTCCGATCGGGGGATCAAGTCCTATTTTCCCTTCCCCCTTGCCAAAACGGCCCACTGCATTTTTGAATACATCTATTTTGCCCGACCCGACAGTATCATGTTCGGGGAAACCGTCTATGATGTCCGCATCCGCCTGGGTCGCCAACTGGCCCGGGAACACCCGGTTGAAGCGGACATGATTATTCCCATCCCTGATTCCGGTACTCCGGCGGCCCTCGGCTATGCCAAGGAAACCGGCATCCCCTTTGAGCTGGGGCTGATCAGAAACCACTATGTGGGACGCACCTTCATTGAGCCGCAAAGCTCCATTCGCCATTTCGGCGTAAAAATAAAGCTGAACGCCATTAAAAGCATTATTAAGGATAAGCGGGTGATCGTCATTGATGACTCCATTGTCCGGGGAACCACCTCAAGAAAGATCATCAAGATGATCAAGGCGGCCGGCGCCCGTGAGGTCCATGTACGGATCAGCTCGCCCCCCACCGACTATCCCTGCTTTTACGGCATTGACACCCCCAGCAGAGGAGAACTCATTGCTTCCAGCCACACGGTTGAAGATATAAGAAAATACATCACTGCTGACAGCTTGGGTTATATCAGCACAGAGGGATTACGACAGGTTGTGCGCTGTCAGGAGTGCTTCTGCGATGCCTGTTTCTCCGGCCATTACCCGGTTAGTTTCCCGGCAATCGAAGAGCCGGAGCAACCGGCTCTTTTCTGA
- a CDS encoding NAD+ synthase, with amino-acid sequence MKIALAQLNPTVGDIDGNLGRLQQVLEDLRPEQPDLVVCPELYLTGYPPRDLLERTSFIDEVEQGIRQLCLMTEAFPGLGLLLGTITRAPLNANRKLHNSAVLIAAGEVIFTQHKSLLPVYDVFDEQRYFEPAATVAVCPFKGETLGISICEDAWNNPELDHMPAYAVDPIALLAKQRATVLINLSASPFQLGKEQLRQRIISSHAKRHQLPFILVNQVGGNDELIFDGQSLVVNRQGSVALAAAPFTSEIRCLTLAEIETLPPQTDLLAGDDLDQIRQALILGIRDYFRKCGFHQGLIGLSGGIDSALVCCLAVEALGKDNVWGVSMPSPFSSRGSIDDARKLAENLGIQFAIIPINTLYEAYLTTMKPLFAGRPPDVTEENIQARIRGSLLMALSNKFGHLVLATGNKSELAVGYCTLYGDMCGGLSVISDLPKTTVYRLAERLNRAKEIIPRETISKPPSAELRPDQKDQDTLPPYDILDQILALFVDQGKSAAEIIGQGFAPETVTWVARAVYKNEYKRRQAAPGLKVTSKAFGMGRRIPIAAHYTI; translated from the coding sequence ATGAAAATTGCCCTTGCCCAGCTCAATCCAACGGTGGGAGATATAGACGGCAACCTTGGGCGCCTGCAACAGGTTCTTGAGGATCTACGTCCTGAACAGCCGGACCTGGTAGTCTGCCCTGAGCTCTACCTTACCGGCTACCCCCCCCGTGATCTTTTGGAACGAACCTCTTTCATTGATGAAGTGGAGCAGGGAATCCGCCAGCTTTGCCTCATGACGGAAGCTTTTCCTGGCTTGGGGCTGTTGCTTGGCACCATTACCCGCGCCCCCCTCAACGCCAATCGAAAACTGCATAATTCAGCGGTGCTGATTGCTGCCGGAGAAGTTATCTTTACCCAGCATAAAAGCCTGTTGCCCGTCTATGATGTTTTTGATGAACAACGCTACTTTGAGCCGGCGGCCACGGTTGCCGTCTGCCCCTTCAAAGGGGAAACACTGGGAATTTCCATTTGTGAGGATGCCTGGAACAACCCTGAGTTGGATCACATGCCTGCCTATGCCGTTGATCCCATAGCCCTGTTGGCCAAACAGCGGGCAACCGTCCTGATCAACCTCTCCGCCTCCCCCTTTCAGCTTGGCAAGGAGCAGCTTCGCCAACGGATAATCAGCAGTCACGCCAAACGCCATCAGCTGCCTTTCATCCTCGTCAACCAAGTGGGCGGCAATGATGAACTGATCTTTGACGGCCAGAGTTTGGTGGTTAATCGCCAGGGGTCAGTGGCACTGGCAGCAGCACCTTTTACATCGGAAATTCGCTGCCTGACACTGGCCGAAATCGAAACACTCCCTCCCCAGACAGATCTGCTTGCCGGTGATGATCTGGACCAGATCCGCCAGGCGCTGATCCTCGGCATTCGCGACTACTTTCGCAAATGCGGTTTTCATCAGGGCCTCATCGGTCTTTCAGGAGGCATCGATTCAGCCTTGGTATGCTGCCTGGCAGTGGAAGCTCTGGGAAAGGATAATGTCTGGGGAGTCAGCATGCCTTCACCCTTCTCCTCCCGGGGAAGTATTGACGACGCCAGGAAGCTGGCCGAAAATCTCGGTATCCAGTTTGCTATCATTCCCATCAACACCCTTTATGAAGCCTATCTTACCACCATGAAGCCACTGTTTGCCGGGCGGCCGCCTGATGTTACCGAGGAGAATATTCAGGCCCGCATCAGGGGCTCCCTGCTTATGGCCCTGTCCAACAAATTTGGCCACTTGGTGCTGGCTACCGGCAATAAAAGTGAGCTGGCAGTGGGTTACTGCACGCTCTACGGTGACATGTGCGGCGGCCTGAGCGTCATCTCCGACCTGCCGAAAACAACTGTTTACCGGCTGGCTGAACGGCTCAACCGTGCGAAGGAGATTATCCCCCGGGAAACAATCAGCAAGCCCCCCTCCGCCGAACTGCGCCCGGACCAGAAAGACCAGGACACCCTTCCGCCGTATGACATCCTGGATCAGATATTGGCTCTTTTTGTTGATCAGGGGAAATCAGCAGCTGAAATCATCGGCCAGGGCTTTGCGCCAGAAACCGTCACCTGGGTTGCCCGGGCGGTATATAAAAATGAATATAAGCGGCGGCAGGCGGCACCGGGACTGAAAGTCACCAGCAAGGCTTTCGGTATGGGACGCCGGATACCGATTGCGGCCCACTACACTATCTAA
- a CDS encoding Rdx family protein gives MAENIKKALPAEVELIKSRGGVFEITAGQQLVYSKKATGVFPDQKQIIRKLEQLAT, from the coding sequence CTGGCGGAAAACATCAAAAAGGCATTGCCGGCCGAGGTGGAACTGATCAAATCACGAGGTGGAGTTTTTGAAATTACCGCCGGGCAGCAGCTTGTTTATTCAAAAAAGGCAACCGGGGTTTTCCCTGACCAGAAACAGATTATCCGAAAACTGGAACAGCTGGCGACCTAG
- a CDS encoding sensor domain-containing diguanylate cyclase: protein MTDDILQENRQLRYQLQHLLQNAQQNEIKKLRFDELELELISAGSITELVQLITGWYRTRFKIDFVTLALVDQEYELRRIAEETEPPWDQLAEILFISEPATLQNLYAAPAKPLLQTYDSRCHTFLFPQDPLPPASVALLPLTRQGRLLGSLNLGSRQKERYMTNGSTDFLEHLAAVVAICLENTINIERLQRVALTDSLTGVFNRGFFDRRLGDEVSRAYRYGQPLSCLFLDLDHFKTINDRLGHQSGDQVLRGLTRLINIHLRRSDIIARYGGEEFVILLPHTTGANAFDIAERIRQTIENHHFTLQQHALGTKVTISIGIATLVPSRGTQPPTAKANILVEAADQALLEAKKRGRNLVVCAQGVLPRQGTSEDSCFS, encoded by the coding sequence ATGACTGATGATATCCTGCAGGAAAACCGGCAGCTGCGATATCAGCTCCAGCATTTGCTGCAGAATGCCCAGCAAAACGAGATAAAAAAACTGCGCTTTGATGAACTGGAGCTTGAACTCATCAGCGCCGGCTCCATCACTGAGCTGGTCCAGCTGATCACCGGCTGGTATCGTACCCGGTTCAAGATTGATTTCGTCACCCTCGCTTTGGTCGACCAGGAGTATGAACTACGGCGGATTGCCGAGGAAACAGAGCCTCCCTGGGATCAGCTGGCGGAGATTCTTTTCATAAGTGAGCCAGCAACCTTGCAAAACCTCTACGCAGCACCGGCCAAACCACTTTTGCAGACCTATGACTCTCGTTGCCACACCTTCCTGTTTCCCCAAGACCCTCTCCCTCCGGCTTCTGTTGCCCTGTTACCCCTCACCCGCCAGGGAAGGCTGCTAGGCAGCCTGAACCTTGGAAGCCGGCAAAAAGAACGTTATATGACCAACGGCAGCACGGATTTTCTCGAACATCTGGCCGCCGTAGTGGCCATCTGCCTGGAAAATACGATCAACATTGAACGGTTGCAACGGGTGGCACTCACCGATTCATTGACCGGTGTTTTCAATCGCGGTTTTTTCGACCGCCGGCTGGGGGATGAGGTTTCCCGTGCCTATCGCTACGGGCAACCCCTCTCATGCCTGTTTCTCGACCTGGACCACTTCAAAACCATTAATGACCGGCTGGGACACCAGAGCGGCGACCAGGTGCTCCGTGGTCTGACCCGGCTGATCAATATCCACCTACGCCGAAGTGATATCATCGCCCGCTACGGCGGCGAGGAGTTTGTCATCCTCCTGCCCCACACCACTGGCGCAAACGCTTTTGATATCGCTGAACGGATACGCCAAACCATTGAAAATCATCACTTTACCCTGCAGCAGCATGCGCTGGGCACCAAAGTGACCATCTCCATCGGCATTGCCACCCTAGTTCCTTCAAGGGGGACACAGCCACCCACGGCCAAGGCTAATATTCTGGTAGAAGCAGCCGACCAGGCACTGTTGGAAGCAAAAAAAAGGGGAAGAAATCTGGTTGTCTGCGCCCAGGGGGTATTGCCAAGGCAAGGCACATCAGAAGATAGTTGCTTCTCATGA
- the glk gene encoding glucokinase, which yields MVDYVLAGDIGGTKTSLGLFVRGKTKRPLLRYGVTYHSGAAATLEELLERFITGYHVPIAAVCLGVAGAVDRRQVKAANLPWKVSEAALARRFGWPRVQLINDLVATAYAVPLLRKNEVFQLQRGRGAAGANVGLMAPGTGLGTALLVACNGQYMPVPSEGGHVGFAPLAEDDLALWHYLAGRFGHVSLERVLSGPGLYTIYCWLRDSGCYQEPAWLVEQLTRDNAPRLIAERAMAEGDPLCLAALEKFVALLGSAAGDLALIGMTIGGLFLGGGIPPKILTKLQQPCFLAAFNHKGRLSEIMPRFPVSVILNEQAALLGAAYCALNVPAAT from the coding sequence ATGGTGGACTATGTCCTGGCCGGGGATATCGGCGGGACCAAAACCAGTCTCGGACTTTTTGTTCGGGGAAAAACGAAGCGCCCACTGCTGCGTTATGGGGTGACGTACCACAGTGGTGCTGCGGCGACCTTGGAAGAGCTTCTCGAGCGTTTCATTACTGGCTATCACGTTCCCATTGCCGCTGTTTGCCTGGGGGTTGCCGGGGCGGTTGACCGGAGGCAGGTGAAAGCTGCCAACCTGCCATGGAAAGTGTCGGAAGCTGCCCTTGCCCGGCGTTTTGGCTGGCCGCGGGTGCAGCTTATCAATGATCTGGTGGCCACCGCCTATGCAGTGCCGCTCCTGCGGAAAAACGAAGTATTTCAGCTGCAGCGGGGTAGAGGGGCTGCTGGTGCGAATGTTGGGCTCATGGCACCGGGAACCGGTTTGGGAACGGCGCTGCTGGTTGCTTGCAACGGTCAGTATATGCCGGTGCCCTCCGAGGGGGGGCATGTGGGCTTTGCTCCTTTAGCCGAAGATGATCTGGCACTTTGGCACTATTTGGCGGGACGTTTTGGGCACGTCAGCCTTGAGCGAGTCCTTTCAGGTCCCGGACTTTACACGATCTATTGTTGGCTGCGGGATAGCGGGTGTTATCAGGAGCCGGCCTGGTTGGTGGAACAGCTGACCAGGGACAATGCCCCCCGGCTGATTGCCGAGCGTGCCATGGCCGAGGGTGATCCTCTATGTCTTGCAGCACTGGAAAAGTTTGTTGCCCTGCTGGGGTCGGCTGCCGGCGACCTGGCACTGATCGGCATGACCATCGGCGGTCTGTTCCTTGGCGGTGGCATTCCGCCTAAAATTCTGACCAAACTCCAGCAGCCTTGTTTCCTGGCGGCTTTCAACCATAAGGGAAGGCTCAGCGAGATCATGCCCCGTTTCCCGGTATCGGTTATTCTCAATGAACAGGCTGCTCTCCTGGGGGCTGCTTATTGTGCCCTGAATGTTCCTGCGGCAACCTGA
- a CDS encoding glucose-6-phosphate isomerase, with the protein MNCQALNTQALHLGFYADVLDSRLALWEKVSLPRRLWQRDGTLWVADPRQAAATPELADRLGWLTLPSSMIAETENLAAFAAEIKAAGFTHVVLLGMGGSSLAPEVLMTIFGNAAGYPVLQVLDSTHPDAVGALAAGLDIPRTLFLVSSKSGGTIETLSLFNYFFSLAESVLENPGNHFVAITDPGSKLETLALAKQFRRIFSSPQEVGGRYSALTFFGLLPAALIGINVGALLNQTGIMAAACGPGVPAADNPALVLGAALGELALAGRDKVVFLTTPKLASFGVWVEQLVAESTGKRGRGILPVVGEPLADAESYGPDCCFVALQLVGDHQESLAADLDALRQAGLPLISIEVQESISLAQEFYRWEMATAAAGAVLEVNPFDQPNVEAAKSKAREVMAACKTTGSLPIRPPLVQDEYLTVYGLDAAVQPGSVGAVLATFLSRVQPGDYLALMAYLPMFPKNDALLQQLRLLLRRRCQVETTLGYGPRFLHSTGQLHKGDGNRGVFLQLTADGDCDIMIPGQLYTFGVLIAAQAQGDYQALEENGRRLLRIHLSGSPIAGLKQLLALLAAG; encoded by the coding sequence GTGAACTGTCAGGCACTTAATACTCAAGCTCTCCATCTGGGTTTTTACGCCGATGTCTTGGATTCCCGCTTGGCCTTGTGGGAGAAGGTCTCCCTGCCCAGGCGTTTGTGGCAGAGGGATGGTACTCTCTGGGTTGCCGATCCACGTCAGGCAGCTGCGACGCCGGAGCTTGCTGACCGGCTTGGTTGGTTGACCCTGCCCAGCAGCATGATTGCCGAAACAGAGAACCTGGCTGCTTTTGCCGCAGAGATCAAAGCGGCGGGGTTTACCCATGTCGTTCTCCTGGGCATGGGTGGCAGCAGCCTGGCGCCAGAAGTCCTGATGACTATTTTCGGCAATGCTGCCGGATATCCCGTCTTGCAGGTGCTGGATAGCACCCATCCTGATGCCGTTGGCGCACTGGCTGCAGGCTTGGACATTCCCCGGACCCTGTTCCTGGTCTCCAGCAAATCCGGCGGAACGATCGAAACCCTCTCATTGTTCAATTATTTTTTTTCGCTGGCAGAGTCGGTGCTGGAAAATCCGGGCAACCATTTTGTGGCGATTACCGATCCGGGGTCAAAACTGGAAACCCTGGCATTGGCAAAGCAGTTCCGCCGGATTTTTTCCTCGCCTCAGGAGGTGGGGGGGCGCTATTCAGCGCTGACCTTTTTTGGTCTGCTGCCGGCGGCGTTAATTGGCATCAACGTTGGTGCACTGCTCAACCAGACCGGAATAATGGCGGCAGCTTGCGGTCCTGGGGTGCCGGCAGCAGACAATCCGGCGCTGGTTCTGGGCGCGGCATTGGGTGAGCTGGCGCTGGCCGGCCGGGACAAGGTTGTTTTTCTGACAACGCCAAAACTTGCCTCTTTCGGTGTCTGGGTTGAACAGCTGGTGGCTGAAAGTACCGGCAAACGGGGCCGGGGCATCCTGCCGGTGGTTGGCGAGCCGCTGGCAGATGCTGAATCCTATGGCCCTGATTGTTGTTTTGTTGCCCTGCAGCTGGTTGGCGATCATCAGGAATCGTTGGCGGCAGACCTTGATGCTCTCCGGCAGGCAGGACTTCCGCTGATCAGTATTGAAGTCCAGGAGAGCATCAGCTTGGCGCAGGAATTTTATCGATGGGAGATGGCAACGGCGGCGGCCGGGGCTGTCCTGGAGGTCAACCCCTTTGATCAGCCCAATGTTGAAGCCGCTAAAAGTAAGGCCCGGGAAGTGATGGCGGCCTGCAAAACAACCGGCAGCCTGCCGATCCGCCCGCCGTTAGTCCAGGATGAATATCTGACTGTCTACGGCCTGGATGCAGCAGTTCAGCCCGGATCAGTAGGAGCTGTTCTTGCTACCTTTTTAAGTCGGGTGCAGCCGGGAGATTACCTGGCTCTGATGGCCTACCTGCCCATGTTTCCTAAGAACGACGCTCTCTTACAGCAATTGCGCCTGCTGCTCCGGCGACGGTGCCAGGTGGAGACTACCCTGGGATATGGTCCCCGGTTTCTTCACTCCACCGGCCAGCTGCATAAAGGGGATGGCAACCGAGGGGTCTTTCTCCAGCTTACCGCTGATGGTGATTGTGACATAATGATCCCTGGACAACTGTATACGTTTGGTGTCCTGATTGCTGCCCAGGCTCAGGGAGATTATCAGGCTTTGGAGGAAAATGGCCGCCGGCTGCTGCGCATTCACCTTTCAGGCTCACCGATTGCCGGTTTAAAGCAGCTGCTTGCGCTGCTGGCTGCCGGTTGA
- the tkt gene encoding transketolase — MSEPTTLAQRSINTIRMLAVDAVQKANSGHPGMPMGAAGMAYVLWQRFLRHNPANPVWPDRDRFILSAGHGSMLLYSLLHLTGYDLSLADLQNFRQWGSKTPGHPEFGHTPGVEMTTGPLGQGFATGVGMAIAERHLAARFNRPGFSLIDHYTYALVSDGDLMEGVSHEAGSLAGTLKLGKLIYLYDDNHISIEGSTDLAFTEDRAARFSAYGWQVLMVDDGNDVEKIAAAIQAAKGDSERPSLIAVRSHIGYGSPHKQDTASAHGEPLGADEVLLTKEKLDWPVDQEFLVPEEVRSHFLEGRRRGEEQENQWRQLAKEYAKQHADLDRQWVAAMSGELPVGWEEILPHFPADPKGMATRAASGKVINALAPLLPTLIGGSADLAPSNKTQISNTLDFGADQYGGRNLHFGVREHGMGSIMNGMALHGGTIPYGGTFLVFSDYMKPAIRLAAMMGRQVVYVFTHDSIGLGEDGPTHQPVEHLAALRSIPGLTVIRPADANETAAAWHVALQHRNGPTALILTRQNVPTISGNQTETWEGVACGAYIVSDATDQFPEIILMATGSEVAIATEAGKMLAGHGIAARIVSMPSWELFDRQSNEYRERILPAAVKARISIEAGATQGWHRYVGDLGLAVGIDHFGASAPYEVLYEKFGLTASRLVEQALAMLQA, encoded by the coding sequence ATGAGTGAACCAACAACATTGGCACAACGAAGTATCAACACCATCCGCATGCTGGCTGTCGATGCGGTCCAAAAGGCAAATTCAGGCCACCCGGGGATGCCCATGGGTGCCGCAGGGATGGCCTATGTTCTCTGGCAGCGATTTTTGCGTCATAACCCGGCAAATCCCGTCTGGCCGGACCGGGACCGTTTTATTCTTTCAGCCGGCCATGGGTCGATGCTGCTCTACAGTCTGCTGCATCTCACCGGTTACGACCTTTCCCTGGCTGATCTGCAAAATTTTCGCCAGTGGGGCAGTAAAACTCCCGGCCACCCGGAATTTGGCCATACGCCGGGTGTCGAGATGACCACCGGCCCCCTGGGGCAGGGTTTTGCCACCGGGGTTGGGATGGCGATTGCAGAGCGTCATCTGGCGGCCCGTTTCAATCGCCCTGGTTTCTCCCTGATTGACCACTATACCTACGCTTTGGTCAGTGATGGTGATCTGATGGAGGGTGTTTCCCATGAGGCGGGATCCCTGGCTGGAACGTTGAAACTGGGTAAATTGATTTATCTCTATGATGACAACCATATTTCCATTGAAGGCAGCACGGATCTTGCTTTTACCGAGGACCGGGCAGCCAGGTTCAGTGCCTACGGCTGGCAGGTCCTGATGGTTGATGATGGCAACGACGTTGAGAAGATTGCAGCCGCTATCCAGGCGGCCAAAGGTGACAGTGAACGGCCGTCCCTGATTGCGGTACGTTCCCATATCGGCTATGGCAGCCCCCATAAGCAGGACACCGCCAGTGCCCACGGTGAGCCGCTGGGGGCCGATGAGGTCCTTTTGACCAAAGAGAAACTTGACTGGCCCGTGGATCAGGAGTTCCTGGTTCCCGAAGAGGTTAGGAGCCATTTTCTTGAGGGACGCCGGCGGGGTGAGGAACAGGAAAACCAGTGGCGGCAACTGGCAAAAGAGTATGCCAAGCAGCATGCCGATCTGGACCGCCAGTGGGTAGCAGCGATGAGTGGTGAACTGCCGGTCGGCTGGGAGGAAATTCTGCCCCATTTTCCGGCTGATCCCAAGGGGATGGCCACTAGAGCTGCCTCAGGCAAAGTGATCAATGCCTTGGCACCTCTGCTGCCCACATTAATTGGCGGTTCCGCCGATCTGGCGCCTTCCAATAAAACCCAGATCAGCAATACGCTCGATTTTGGCGCTGATCAGTACGGAGGTCGGAATCTCCATTTTGGTGTCCGGGAACACGGGATGGGGTCGATTATGAACGGTATGGCCCTGCATGGTGGTACGATTCCCTACGGCGGCACGTTTCTGGTTTTCTCCGATTATATGAAACCAGCCATCCGTCTGGCGGCAATGATGGGGCGTCAGGTGGTCTATGTTTTTACCCATGACAGCATTGGCTTGGGGGAGGATGGCCCGACCCATCAGCCTGTTGAGCATCTTGCCGCCCTGCGCTCCATCCCCGGGCTGACCGTCATTCGTCCGGCGGATGCCAATGAAACGGCAGCTGCCTGGCATGTGGCGCTGCAACATCGGAATGGTCCCACGGCCTTGATTCTCACCCGACAGAACGTGCCGACCATTTCCGGCAACCAGACGGAAACCTGGGAAGGGGTGGCATGCGGTGCGTATATTGTTAGTGATGCCACCGACCAGTTTCCGGAGATTATCCTCATGGCAACCGGTTCTGAAGTTGCCATTGCCACGGAGGCCGGCAAGATGCTGGCCGGCCATGGTATTGCAGCCCGGATTGTCAGCATGCCTTCCTGGGAACTCTTCGACCGACAGTCAAACGAATACCGGGAACGTATTCTGCCTGCAGCAGTGAAGGCTAGAATCAGTATTGAAGCCGGTGCTACCCAGGGGTGGCACCGCTATGTGGGCGATCTCGGGCTGGCGGTGGGGATTGATCATTTTGGTGCCTCGGCACCTTATGAGGTCCTATATGAAAAATTTGGTCTAACTGCAAGCCGGCTTGTGGAGCAGGCTCTGGCAATGTTACAAGCATAG
- a CDS encoding cytochrome b/b6 domain-containing protein, whose amino-acid sequence MSMKKKIHLYARFERFWHWLQSILIFLLLATGFEIHGLFTLMGFARAHMVHLYAAWLVLGLTVFAIFWHLTTGEWRQYMPTMDNLVQVIRYYLVGIFKGETHPHRKTRKQKLNPLQRLVYLKLKVIILPVQFLSGLWYYFYNELPAGGLFNGSLRPVALIHTLTAFVLVAFLVVHIYMSTTGGTLLSYIKAMITGWEEVDH is encoded by the coding sequence ATGAGCATGAAGAAAAAAATACATCTCTATGCCCGTTTTGAGCGTTTCTGGCACTGGTTGCAATCGATCCTGATTTTTCTTCTGCTGGCAACCGGTTTTGAAATTCATGGCCTGTTTACCTTGATGGGGTTTGCCAGAGCCCACATGGTCCACCTGTATGCTGCCTGGCTTGTCCTTGGGCTGACCGTGTTTGCCATCTTCTGGCATCTGACCACTGGTGAATGGCGCCAGTACATGCCCACCATGGACAACCTTGTCCAGGTGATCCGCTACTACCTCGTGGGAATTTTCAAAGGGGAAACACATCCCCACCGGAAGACCCGGAAGCAGAAATTGAATCCCCTGCAGCGGCTGGTCTATCTGAAACTGAAAGTTATAATTCTGCCGGTCCAGTTTCTCAGCGGCTTATGGTACTATTTTTACAATGAATTACCGGCTGGTGGCCTCTTCAATGGCAGCCTCCGGCCGGTGGCCCTGATCCATACCCTGACGGCCTTTGTTTTGGTAGCTTTCCTGGTCGTGCATATCTATATGAGCACCACCGGAGGCACCCTCCTATCATACATCAAGGCGATGATTACCGGGTGGGAAGAGGTTGATCATTAA